A single genomic interval of Musa acuminata AAA Group cultivar baxijiao chromosome BXJ3-4, Cavendish_Baxijiao_AAA, whole genome shotgun sequence harbors:
- the LOC135636639 gene encoding uncharacterized protein LOC135636639 has translation MAHPNSSSSPSIRVLVRTPPPTASSTSPASSSTSVGPVPTAAPAAASISVSNPSSSPLRPPSPSPSPSNPEGVVVVGFLGSRPSTDATHLINRILDANVFGCGNLDKDLFASRSESSGKVEEWFRRRRISFHFEKEKGVVFLQLSSSLSPFSLLCSSRTDDEGYRSVSALETCDADDLRGMLFMFSVCHVIIFLQDGARFDTQILKRFRMLQNAKHALAPFVRSKIAPTLSKTTSAILLPNAARVTSISPPSRRSGASNRHGSSISLMSGSGSNSSVLPGQCTPVILFVFVDDLFDGSNPSPSAEDSGDAMSLTQLTSVGGPSKPGLSVKGSGPVVVLTHPASKNEGSFKKKLQSSLESQVRFLIKKCRTLVGTEHSNLGPRGAGSLSNLPLFLLDASRIVSLVDRSMIQRGESLDFMTGLIEDALNSKRAIDVFSLENHCQNLNNEDIQSIKDFLYRQVDALRGRGGLPGSASSGSVVGVGMVAAAAAAAAASAAAGKPVSAPELPSLERWLSLSILILDSLLSVEDSFLDEDGKVKRSFLEKHANEMQDQQISLEDAKSIEAAISCLESSKDLNLKFSISWCQRALPAAKKVYLNELPPFYPTSLHKAHLERALHFFNSMVKGPAMQKFSRKLEEECTTIWESGRQLCDAVSLTGKPCMHQIHDDKKQHSSGYVFLHACACGRSRKFRDDPFDFESANITFSCFANCEDLLPTLILPRGSHVRPLSENSWRLMRIAGARYYKPSKGLLQTGFSSTEKYLLKWTISLEKQKGANCLLFNTVGKSSFANSTPECKLSPVLDDDVKKTGAGQLQRETKSGASENFRKKSEAVPLEDSSISFGKGLPSFPMKKPFSEVVASNNSVDPFPSLQQKKLPKENTEKIVRKFGVPHQNGHRVSVAVNYEGPQKAEHMFSHESMTRSGTKGQTEGNPVLQIGSNIVPVNIGGEKIPKDNHSKQVIVYVGFEHECSFGHRFLISPEHLKELESSYSLADKLHSSADDSGQNSDTKTGLYEKVPENLSGTTTTVNNMKKTQKSMETSAKYNEQQGRITLLSRYGAEWFEPVNGLPLPAGYEQKLDRNILHVRLDDGGSAFSLLNRKLPLHMNCPYCRNLTRKDQKIKFAGTTSQLQRIFLVTPPLPTVLATCPVIQFEDSCLPPSIQNREQQSQFSLDCQVILPPESFLTFKLPFVYGVQMDDGSLHPLNHLEHQPELTAWLVEGTALQVVSTGHEYYEEASMGKNQG, from the exons ATGGCGCAccccaactcctcctcctccccctccatcCGCGTCCTCGTCCGTACCCCACCTCCAACTGCATCCTCCacctctcctgcttcctcttccaccTCCGTTGGCCCCGTCCCCACCGCTGCCCCCGCCGCCGCCAGCATCTCCGTCAGCaacccttcttcctctcctcttcgtcctccatctccttctccttctccttctaatCCCGAAGGCGTCGTGGTCGTAGGCTTCCTCGGCAGTAGGCCAAGCACCGACGCTACCCATCTGATCAACAGGATCCTCGACGCGAACGTCTTCGGCTGCGGAAACCTCGACAAGGATCTCTTCGCTTCTCGGTCCGAGTCAAGCGGGAAGGTGGAGGAGTGGTTCCGCCGCCGCAGGATCAGTTTTCACTTTGAGAAAGAGAAAGGGGTGGTCTTCCTCCAGTTATCGTCGTCTTTGTCGCCGTTTTCGCTGCTGTGCTCCTCTAGAACAGATGACGAGGGGTATAGGTCGGTTTCGGCTTTGGAAACCTGTGATGCCGATGATCTCCGGGGGATGCTGTTCATGTTCTCC GTCTGTCATGTGATTATATTTCTTCAAGATGGTGCCCGATTTGATACCCAGATCTTAAAAAGGTTCCGGATGCTGCAAAATGCAAAGCATGCTTTAGCCCCTTTTGTAAGATCCAAAATTGCACCGACATTATCTAAAACCACTTCAGCCATCTTGCTTCCCAATGCAGCTAGAGTCACTTCCATATCTCCTCCCAGCCGACGTAGTGGAGCCTCAAATCGCCATGGTTCATCCATCTCTTTAATGTCGGGTTCAGGGAGTAATTCATCTGTGCTTCCAGGCCAGTGTACTCCTGTCATTCTCTTTGTTTTTGTTGATGACCTATTTGATGGGTCCAATCCTTCCCCCAGTGCTGAGGATTCTGGTGATGCAATGTCTCTTACTCAGCTTACAAGCGTAGGTGGACCGTCGAAGCCTGGTTTAAGCGTAAAAGGTTCTGGTCCTGTGGTAGTGCTAACACACCCGGCTAGTAAAAATGAAGGTAGTTTCAAGAAAAAGTTGCAATCATCACTGGAGTCACAAGTCAGATTTTTGATAAAGAAATGCCGAACATTGGTTGGCACAGAACACAGTAATCTTGGTCCAAGAGGTGCCGGTAGTCTGAGTAACCTGCCCTTGTTTTTGCTTGATGCATCAAGGATTGTTTCACTGGTAGATAGGTCTATGATCCAAAGAGGTGAATCACTTGATTTTATGACAGGGCTTATTGAGGATGCATTAAATTCAAAACGTGCAATTGATGTGTTCTCTCTTGAAAACCATTGCCAGAATTTGAATAATGAGGATATTCAGTCAATCAAGGATTTTCTGTACAGGCAGGTTGACGCTTTAAGAGGCAGAGGAGGGTTACCAGGTAGCGCGAGTAGTGGTTCAGTAGTTGGTGTGGGAatggtagcagcagcagcagcagctgcagcagcatcAGCTGCAGCTGGGAAGCCTGTTAGTGCTCCTGAACTCCCAAGTCTGGAACGCTGGTTGTCTCTTAGTATTCTGATCCTTGATTCATTGCTTTCTGTTGAAGACAGCTTTCTAGATGAAGATGGAAAAGTTAAGAGATCATTCCTTGAAAAACATGCCAATGAGATGCAGGATCAACAAATTTCTCTTGAAGATGCTAAATCTATTGAAGCAGCTATATCTTGTCTGGAAAGTAGCAAGGACCTGAACTTGAAGTTTTCTATTTCTTGGTGTCAAAGAGCTCTCCCAGCTGCTAAGAAAGTATACCTAAATGAGTTACCTCCTTTTTATCCAACTTCTTTGCATAAGGCCCATTTGGAGAGGGCTTTGCACTTTTTCAATTCCATGGTTAAAGGACCAGCCATGCAAAAATTTTCAAGGAAGCTGGAAGAGGAGTGCACGACAATATGGGAATCAGGAAGACAACTCTGTGATGCTGTTAGTCTTACAGGAAAGCCATGCATGCACCAGATACATGATGACAAAAAACAACACTCCAGCGGATATGTTTTTCTTCATGCCTGTGCTTGCGGCCGATCAAGAAAATTTCGTGATGATCCTTTTGATTTTGAGAGTGCAAACATAACTTTCAGTTGCTTTGCGAATTGTGAAGATCTCCTTCCAACTCTTATATTACCTAGAGGAAGTCATGTAAGACCTCTTTCTGAGAACTCATGGCGTTTGATGCGCATAGCTGGAGCAAGATATTATAAACCATCAAAGGGCTTGCTTCAAACTGGATTCTCCTCCACTGAAAAGTACTTGCTTAAGTGGACAATTTCTCTTGAGAAACAAAAGGGAGCAAATTGCTTGCTTTTTAATACAGTGGGCAAGTCTTCTTTTGCAAATTCAACTCCAGAATGTAAGCTTTCGCCTGTTTTAGATGATGACGTAAAGAAAACTGGTGCTGGTCAGTTGCAGAGGGAAACTAAGTCTGGAGCATCTGaaaattttagaaagaaatcGGAGGCGGTGCCCCTTGAGGACTCAAGTATTAGCTTTGGGAAGGGTCTTCCATCTTTTCCTATGAAGAAGCCTTTCTCTGAAGTTGTTGCTAGTAATAATAGTGTAGATCCATTTCCAAGTCTTCAGCAGAAAAAACTGCCAAAAGAAAACACAGAAAAAATTGTGAGAAAATTCGGTGTGCCCCATCAAAATGGGCATCGAGTTTCTGTAGCTGTTAATTATGAAGGACCTCAAAAAGCTGAACATATGTTCTCACATGAAAGCATGACCAGATCAGGTACTAAAGGCCAAACTGAAGGCAACCCTGTTTTGCAGATAGGGAGCAACATAGTGCCAGTAAATATTGGTGGTGAAAAAATTCCAAAGGATAATCATTCAAAGCAAGTCATCGTGTATGTTGGATTTGAACATGAGTGCTCCTTCGGTCACCGGTTTCTGATATCCCCAGAGCACCTGAAAGAGCTTGAGTCTTCATATTCTTTGGCAGATAAATTGCATTCCTCTGCTGATGATTCTGGTCAAAATTCAGATACTAAGACTGGTTTGTATGAGAAAGTTCCAGAAAACTTATCTGGAACAACTACCACTGTAAATAACATGAAGAAAACTCAAAAGTCCATGGAAACATCAGCTAAATATAATGAACAGCAAGGTAGAATCACACTATTATCCAGATATGGCGCTGAATGGTTTGAGCCTGTTAATGGACTTCCATTACCTGCAGGCTATGAGCAAAAGCTTGACAGAAATATTTTACATGTTAGGCTTGATGATGGTGGATCTGCATTTTCTCTTTTGAACAGAAAGTTACCGCTACATATGAACTGCCCTTATTGTAGGAATTTAACAAGAAAGGATCAAAAGATTAAATTTGCAGGTACAACATCACAACTTCAGCGCATTTTTCTG gtgACACCGCCGCTCCCTACTGTTTTAGCAACATGCCCAGTAATACAATTCGAG GACTCTTGTCTACCTCCATCTATTCAAAACCGTGAGCAGCAATCACAATTTAGCCTTGACTGTCAAGTCATTCTTCCACCAGAAAGCTTTCTTACATTTAAGCTCCCATTTGTCTATGGTGTCCAAATGGATGATGGAAGTCTGCATCCACTTAACCACCTTGAACATCAGCCAGAGCTCACAGCATGGCTTGTTGAAGGAACAGCTTTGCAGGTTGTCTCAACGGGACACGAATATTACGAAGAGGCTTCGATGGGAAAAAATCAAGGATGA